A region from the Aegilops tauschii subsp. strangulata cultivar AL8/78 chromosome 5, Aet v6.0, whole genome shotgun sequence genome encodes:
- the LOC109745606 gene encoding E3 ubiquitin-protein ligase RHF2A isoform X1: MEKLSSAAAFVEGGVYTCDHTYSICLKAFCDSDSSTVTGCKHDLHLQCILEWCQRSSQCPMCWQAINTKDPMSALEKMDMRPQPALA; the protein is encoded by the exons ATGGAGAAGCTCTCATCGGCAGCGGCTTTCGTGGAGGGCGGTGTGTACACCTGCGACCACACCTACAGCATCTGCCTCAAGGCCTTCTGCGACAGTGACTCCTCCACA GTTACAGGCTGCAAGCATGATTTGCATCTCCAGTGCATCCTTGAGTG GTGCCAGAGAAGCTCCCAGTGTCCCATGTGTTGGCAGGCAATCAACACGAAGGACCCTATGAG TGCTTTGGAGAAGATGGACATGAGGCCCCAACCTGCACTGGCATAG
- the LOC109745606 gene encoding uncharacterized protein isoform X2 has protein sequence MEKLSSAAAFVEGGVYTCDHTYSICLKAFCDSDSSTVATSVLQMLQAASMICISSASLSGAREAPSVPCVGRQSTRRTL, from the exons ATGGAGAAGCTCTCATCGGCAGCGGCTTTCGTGGAGGGCGGTGTGTACACCTGCGACCACACCTACAGCATCTGCCTCAAGGCCTTCTGCGACAGTGACTCCTCCACAGTAGCTACCTCTGTCTTGCAGAT GTTACAGGCTGCAAGCATGATTTGCATCTCCAGTGCATCCTTGAGTG GTGCCAGAGAAGCTCCCAGTGTCCCATGTGTTGGCAGGCAATCAACACGAAGGACCCTATGA